In Turicibacter sanguinis, a genomic segment contains:
- the cdaA gene encoding diadenylate cyclase CdaA gives MINTVEDFTFLNLVLVGLDVYFVWLIIYYVLRLIKSNVRAVQILKGVILIYIIDIISQVFDLYTLNSLIGNVIDWGLLAIIIVFQPEIRSGLEQIGRNSTLNREKNILGDRDIVSILTNSVEFLAKRRIGALIVIERGVKLDEFITPSTIVDGEISQELLTTIFVPTTPLHDGAVMIRDGKLYCAGAYLPSTRREDINKAFGTRHRAAIGISEISDSITLVVSEETGRFSIAYKGELKVYDQVDLFSRDLKQYLS, from the coding sequence TTGATTAATACAGTAGAAGATTTTACTTTTTTAAATCTGGTATTAGTGGGATTAGATGTTTATTTTGTATGGTTAATTATCTATTATGTTTTAAGATTAATTAAATCAAATGTACGTGCCGTTCAAATTTTAAAGGGTGTCATTTTGATTTATATCATTGACATCATCAGTCAAGTTTTTGATCTCTATACATTAAATTCACTTATAGGGAATGTTATTGACTGGGGCCTACTTGCAATTATAATCGTTTTCCAACCTGAGATTCGTAGTGGTCTTGAACAAATCGGCCGTAATAGCACTTTAAATAGGGAAAAAAATATTTTAGGTGATCGGGACATTGTTAGTATATTAACTAATTCAGTGGAATTTTTAGCTAAACGTCGCATTGGGGCATTAATAGTCATTGAAAGAGGGGTCAAATTAGATGAGTTTATTACCCCATCTACTATTGTTGATGGAGAGATATCTCAAGAACTTTTAACAACTATTTTCGTACCTACTACACCATTACATGATGGAGCTGTTATGATTCGCGATGGTAAATTATACTGTGCCGGAGCTTATTTACCGTCTACAAGACGTGAGGATATAAATAAGGCATTTGGTACACGTCATAGAGCAGCTATTGGAATTAGTGAAATTTCTGATAGTATTACTTTAGTTGTTTCAGAAGAAACAGGAAGATTCTCTATTGCATATAAGGGAGAACTAAAGGTTTATGATCAAGTAGATTTATTCTCAAGGGATTTAAAACAGTATCTAAGTTAG
- the rpsK gene encoding 30S ribosomal protein S11: protein MARKQVTRKRRVKKNIATGVAHIHSTFNNTIVTITDPHGNAISWSSAGALGFKGSRKSTPFAAQMASEAAAKAAMDHGMKSVDVTVKGPGPGREAAIRALQAAGLDVTAIKDVTPVPHNGCRPPKHPRG from the coding sequence ATGGCACGTAAACAAGTTACTCGTAAACGTCGTGTTAAAAAGAATATTGCTACAGGTGTAGCACATATCCACTCGACTTTCAATAATACAATTGTTACGATTACTGATCCTCATGGAAATGCAATCTCATGGTCAAGTGCAGGTGCATTAGGATTCAAAGGTTCTCGTAAATCAACTCCATTTGCTGCTCAAATGGCATCAGAAGCTGCTGCTAAAGCTGCAATGGATCATGGTATGAAGAGTGTAGACGTTACTGTTAAAGGACCTGGTCCTGGTCGTGAAGCTGCTATCCGTGCTTTACAAGCAGCAGGATTAGATGTAACAGCTATCAAAGACGTTACTCCAGTACCTCACAATGGTTGTCGTCCACCAAAACACCCACGTGGTTAA
- the glmM gene encoding phosphoglucosamine mutase: MGKYFGTDGIRGVANTELTPEFALKLGRILGHHLKEKNTRPKVLIGRDTRISGELLESALIAGLVSSGADVLTLGVITTPGVAYLTKNLDVDAGVMISASHNPVQDNGIKIFSHSGYKLSDQEEEEIEALIDSSDELPRPIAGEIGRVEDFQMGSQKYVNFIKGTVGQKLTGLKIVLDCANGASSALAPQLFADLDADIVTVSSNPDGININHNCGSTHPENLAKEVVKHEAHLGFAFDGDCDRLIAVDHNGNIIDGDYIMFIVGRYLNEKGLLKQGTVVSTVMSNLGFYNAVEANGLHSVQTKVGDRYVLEEMLKNDYNFGGEQSGHLIFLDYGTTGDGMLSAVQLAKIIVEKGQSLADLAKEMPKYPQLLKNLRVEDKNAMMTNEAILAVIAEVEAEMNGKGRVLVRPSGTEPLVRVMVEAETEELCESYVERILAIVEKELK; encoded by the coding sequence ATGGGAAAATACTTTGGAACAGATGGAATTCGAGGAGTAGCAAATACTGAGCTAACTCCAGAATTCGCATTAAAATTAGGACGTATTTTAGGACATCATTTAAAGGAAAAAAATACTCGTCCTAAGGTTTTAATCGGGCGCGATACTCGTATTTCTGGTGAATTATTAGAAAGTGCCTTAATTGCAGGTCTAGTGTCATCTGGTGCTGATGTATTAACGCTTGGTGTGATTACCACTCCAGGAGTAGCTTACTTAACAAAAAATTTAGATGTTGATGCGGGAGTTATGATTTCTGCTTCTCATAATCCAGTTCAAGATAATGGAATTAAAATTTTTAGCCATAGTGGATATAAATTAAGTGACCAAGAAGAAGAAGAAATCGAAGCTTTAATTGATTCAAGTGATGAACTACCACGTCCAATTGCTGGTGAAATCGGACGTGTTGAAGATTTCCAAATGGGATCTCAAAAATATGTGAACTTTATTAAAGGAACTGTTGGTCAAAAATTAACGGGATTAAAGATTGTATTAGATTGTGCGAATGGAGCAAGTTCAGCATTAGCACCTCAATTATTTGCTGATTTAGATGCTGATATTGTAACTGTATCATCTAATCCAGATGGAATTAATATTAATCATAATTGTGGTTCAACTCATCCGGAAAACTTAGCAAAAGAAGTCGTGAAGCATGAAGCACATTTAGGATTTGCTTTTGATGGAGACTGTGATCGTTTAATTGCGGTTGATCATAATGGAAACATTATTGATGGTGATTACATTATGTTTATCGTTGGTCGCTATTTAAATGAAAAAGGATTATTAAAACAAGGAACAGTCGTTTCAACTGTTATGAGTAACTTAGGATTCTATAATGCTGTTGAAGCTAATGGATTACATAGTGTCCAAACGAAAGTTGGAGATCGTTATGTTCTAGAGGAAATGTTGAAAAATGATTACAACTTCGGTGGAGAACAATCAGGACATTTAATCTTCTTAGATTATGGAACAACTGGAGATGGAATGTTAAGTGCAGTTCAATTAGCTAAAATTATCGTTGAAAAAGGTCAATCACTTGCTGATTTAGCTAAAGAAATGCCTAAGTATCCTCAGTTATTAAAAAATCTTCGTGTTGAAGATAAAAATGCCATGATGACCAATGAGGCTATTTTAGCTGTGATTGCTGAAGTAGAGGCAGAAATGAATGGTAAAGGCCGCGTCTTAGTTCGTCCTTCAGGAACGGAACCATTAGTTCGTGTTATGGTTGAAGCTGAAACAGAAGAGTTATGTGAAAGCTATGTAGAGCGTATCTTAGCTATTGTAGAAAAAGAATTGAAATAG
- the rplQ gene encoding 50S ribosomal protein L17 has product MAYRKLGRLSHQRKAMLRDLSTDLIINERIVTTEARAKELRSVVEKLITLGKRGDLHARRQAAAYVRAEIANDETGATAVQKLFSDIAPRYAERNGGYTRILKVGPRRGDAADMVVIELV; this is encoded by the coding sequence GTGGCTTACAGAAAATTAGGACGTCTTAGTCATCAACGTAAAGCAATGTTACGTGATTTATCAACTGATTTAATTATCAATGAACGTATCGTTACAACTGAGGCTCGCGCTAAAGAATTACGTTCAGTAGTTGAAAAATTAATTACTTTAGGTAAACGCGGAGACTTACATGCTCGTCGTCAAGCAGCTGCATATGTACGTGCAGAAATCGCTAACGATGAAACTGGAGCAACTGCAGTTCAAAAATTATTCTCTGATATCGCACCTCGTTACGCTGAGCGTAATGGTGGATACACTCGTATCTTAAAAGTTGGACCTCGTCGTGGGGATGCAGCTGATATGGTAGTTATCGAGTTAGTATAA
- the glmS gene encoding glutamine--fructose-6-phosphate transaminase (isomerizing) produces the protein MCGIVGYIGGQDVKDILLNGLEKLEYRGYDSAGIAVVNEAGVHIFKDKGRIAHLRTVVDETVLSTVGIGHTRWATHGAPNQRNSHPHQSSTGRFTVVHNGVIENELELRKEYLPNYNFISDTDTEVIVALIEKFVLEKEDVELAIRHVMSILHGSYALGVIDAQNPEVLYAAKNKSPMLIGLGEGFNMIGSDAMAMLQCTNQFVEIEDEEFIKLTREEVTIYNLLGVKIKRDPFTAELDASDIEKGTYPHYMLKEIDEQPYVIRRIVEQYFEDGEIKIDPEIVKAVSEADRLYIVAAGTSMHAGFVGKQMFEQLAGIPTEVHISSEFVYNTPVISQNPLFIFISQSGETADSRAVLVKIKQLGYKSLTITNVPGSTLSREADHTLLLYAGPEIAVASTKAYTAQVAVQAILAARVGENHNLDLSRELAIVANVMESITDDKEQFADIAKDYLTARNCFYIGRHVDYYVALEASLKLKEISYIQTEGFAAGELKHGTIALIEKGTPVIAIVSQESVNLNTRSNVKEVKARGANTVVISLKSLSSETDQIVIDDVHPLLTPLVTVVPTQLISYYAALQRGFDIDKPRNLAKSVTVE, from the coding sequence ATGTGTGGAATCGTTGGATATATTGGTGGGCAAGACGTTAAAGATATTTTATTAAATGGGTTAGAAAAATTAGAGTATCGTGGATATGATTCAGCAGGAATTGCAGTTGTGAACGAGGCAGGAGTTCATATTTTTAAAGATAAGGGACGTATTGCACATTTACGTACAGTCGTTGACGAAACAGTTTTATCAACAGTAGGAATTGGGCATACACGTTGGGCAACTCATGGAGCACCAAATCAACGTAATTCTCATCCTCATCAATCAAGCACTGGTCGTTTCACAGTTGTGCATAACGGTGTGATTGAAAATGAATTAGAATTACGTAAAGAGTATTTACCAAACTACAACTTTATTTCAGATACTGATACTGAAGTGATTGTTGCCTTAATCGAAAAATTTGTTTTAGAAAAAGAAGATGTTGAGTTAGCGATTCGCCACGTGATGAGTATTTTACACGGATCTTACGCTTTAGGAGTCATCGATGCACAGAATCCTGAAGTATTATATGCTGCTAAAAACAAGTCGCCAATGTTAATTGGGCTTGGTGAAGGATTCAATATGATTGGATCTGATGCAATGGCAATGTTACAGTGTACAAATCAATTCGTTGAAATTGAAGATGAAGAATTTATTAAATTAACTCGTGAAGAGGTTACCATTTATAACTTATTAGGAGTTAAAATTAAACGTGATCCATTCACAGCAGAACTTGATGCATCTGACATCGAAAAAGGAACATATCCTCATTACATGTTAAAAGAAATTGATGAGCAACCATATGTTATTCGACGTATTGTTGAACAATATTTCGAGGATGGAGAAATTAAAATTGATCCAGAAATCGTCAAAGCTGTCAGTGAAGCAGATCGATTATATATTGTGGCTGCTGGGACAAGTATGCATGCTGGTTTCGTAGGAAAGCAAATGTTTGAACAATTAGCGGGGATTCCAACTGAAGTTCATATTTCATCTGAATTTGTTTATAATACGCCAGTTATCAGTCAAAATCCTTTATTCATCTTTATTTCTCAATCAGGAGAAACAGCAGATAGCCGTGCTGTATTAGTTAAAATTAAACAATTAGGATATAAATCATTAACCATTACAAATGTACCGGGATCAACTTTATCTCGTGAAGCAGACCATACTTTATTATTATATGCAGGTCCTGAAATTGCAGTTGCTTCAACAAAAGCATATACCGCTCAAGTAGCCGTTCAAGCGATCTTAGCTGCTCGTGTAGGAGAAAATCATAATTTAGATTTATCACGTGAATTAGCCATTGTTGCAAATGTCATGGAAAGTATTACAGATGATAAAGAGCAATTCGCTGATATTGCAAAAGATTACTTAACAGCTCGTAACTGCTTCTATATTGGTCGTCATGTTGATTACTATGTCGCACTTGAAGCGTCATTAAAATTAAAAGAAATTTCTTATATTCAAACGGAAGGATTCGCAGCAGGAGAATTAAAACACGGAACGATTGCTTTAATTGAAAAAGGGACTCCTGTTATTGCGATTGTCTCTCAAGAGTCTGTTAACTTAAATACACGTTCAAATGTGAAAGAAGTTAAAGCTCGTGGAGCAAATACAGTTGTCATCTCATTAAAATCATTAAGTTCTGAAACTGACCAAATTGTGATTGATGACGTACATCCATTACTAACACCATTAGTAACCGTTGTGCCAACACAATTAATTTCTTATTATGCGGCATTACAACGCGGATTTGATATCGATAAACCACGTAACTTAGCGAAATCTGTAACAGTTGAATAA
- a CDS encoding DNA-directed RNA polymerase subunit alpha codes for MLEIEKPRIEVEEYIKDEFYGKFVIEPLKRGYGTTLGNSLRRVLLSSLPGAAVTSISIEGVQHEFTAIDGVVEDVTQIILNLKNLILSIDTEEVKELRIDVAREGAVTAADIECDEEVTIINPELHIATLSATGRLRMTMKARRGNGYVGADDNKKLLESAGEIAIDSIYTPVTRVSYDVEKTRVGQDASYDKLTLEVWTNGSINPQEAISVASKILVEHFSILVNLNEAGQLASFIVEREDEEKNKVLEMPIEELDLSVRSYNCLRRAGINTVEELARHSEEDMMKVRNLGKKSLKEVKDKLDELGLSLGCTK; via the coding sequence ATGTTAGAAATCGAAAAACCAAGAATTGAAGTTGAAGAATACATCAAAGATGAATTCTATGGGAAATTTGTTATTGAGCCTCTTAAACGTGGATATGGTACTACGTTAGGGAATTCCTTACGTCGAGTATTACTATCATCACTTCCTGGAGCTGCAGTAACATCTATCTCTATAGAGGGAGTTCAACATGAATTTACCGCTATCGATGGTGTAGTAGAAGATGTAACACAAATCATTTTAAATTTAAAAAACTTAATCTTATCAATTGATACAGAAGAAGTTAAAGAACTTCGTATTGATGTAGCTCGTGAAGGTGCAGTTACTGCAGCTGATATCGAGTGTGACGAAGAAGTAACTATCATCAATCCTGAATTACACATTGCTACATTATCAGCTACTGGTCGTTTACGTATGACTATGAAAGCTCGTCGTGGTAATGGATATGTAGGTGCTGATGATAACAAAAAGTTACTTGAAAGCGCAGGAGAGATCGCTATCGACTCTATCTACACACCAGTTACACGTGTATCTTATGATGTTGAAAAGACTCGTGTTGGTCAAGATGCATCTTACGATAAATTAACATTAGAAGTTTGGACAAATGGAAGTATTAATCCACAAGAGGCTATCTCTGTAGCATCTAAAATCTTAGTTGAACACTTCAGTATTTTAGTTAACTTAAATGAAGCAGGGCAACTTGCATCATTTATCGTTGAGCGTGAAGATGAAGAGAAAAACAAAGTATTAGAAATGCCAATTGAAGAGTTAGACTTATCAGTTCGCTCTTATAACTGTTTACGTCGTGCTGGAATCAATACAGTAGAAGAATTAGCTCGTCATTCTGAAGAAGATATGATGAAAGTTCGTAACTTAGGTAAAAAATCATTAAAAGAAGTTAAGGATAAACTTGACGAATTAGGATTAAGCTTAGGTTGCACTAAATAG
- a CDS encoding CdaR family protein, which produces MKNPFFKKSAKANKNQKPDVDSNEIARQIAIETVKDTEKFFQKISSFFKNIWRFLTTPSLILGILKVNNLDHFYESFLRNEKLTKILALIVAIIVAASTRYAPSVTERYSVDINSYPLVSYYDKERMVIEGLPDTVDVTLIGDKSQVDIAKTKGSFEIYADLTDLPPGTHKVNLAYSKLGDKLDVKIDPSTIVVTIMALTETDKKVQADFVNLDQIDEMYVLSEPQLALDTVKIKGPQTVVDQVASVKAIIDVSDLTKLADYEAPVFAYDKLGNKLDVEIKPDKLSATVQVTSPSKVVPVEAIVTGNAPDGYSVSGLTLTPSEVKLYGEASQLETFEKLQIQVDLYQLDENNELIVKLDKPENIHKMDADTIKVKVTFEETQTKVLEDVSVDFKNLDANYRIKAKTLEDAMLDVTLKGSTTKLNSISSDDIKIYIDLMGYGVGEYEVPITIEAPTGVLVESNKSKVHVIITE; this is translated from the coding sequence ATGAAAAACCCATTTTTTAAAAAATCAGCTAAAGCAAACAAAAATCAGAAACCTGACGTTGATTCAAATGAAATTGCTCGTCAGATTGCAATTGAAACAGTAAAAGATACTGAAAAGTTTTTTCAGAAAATTTCTTCGTTCTTCAAGAATATATGGAGATTTTTAACTACTCCTAGTTTGATTTTAGGTATTTTAAAGGTTAATAATCTTGATCATTTTTATGAGAGTTTTTTAAGAAATGAGAAGTTAACTAAAATTTTAGCTTTAATCGTTGCCATTATTGTTGCTGCAAGTACTAGATATGCACCAAGTGTTACTGAAAGGTATTCAGTAGATATTAATAGTTATCCACTTGTTTCATATTATGATAAAGAGCGGATGGTAATTGAAGGACTTCCTGACACTGTTGATGTTACGTTAATAGGGGATAAGAGTCAGGTTGATATTGCTAAAACAAAAGGTAGTTTTGAAATTTATGCAGATTTAACAGATTTACCTCCTGGTACGCATAAAGTTAATTTAGCTTATAGTAAATTAGGGGATAAATTAGATGTTAAAATTGATCCAAGTACAATCGTTGTTACGATTATGGCGTTAACAGAGACTGATAAAAAAGTTCAGGCAGATTTTGTTAATTTAGATCAGATTGATGAAATGTATGTTTTAAGTGAACCTCAATTGGCACTAGATACTGTAAAAATAAAAGGTCCTCAAACAGTAGTTGACCAAGTGGCAAGTGTTAAGGCAATTATTGATGTTTCAGATTTAACAAAATTAGCTGACTATGAAGCTCCTGTTTTTGCTTATGATAAACTAGGTAATAAACTAGATGTAGAAATTAAACCAGACAAGTTATCAGCAACTGTCCAAGTGACAAGTCCGAGTAAAGTAGTACCAGTAGAGGCAATTGTAACTGGGAATGCACCAGATGGGTATAGTGTTAGTGGATTGACTTTAACGCCATCCGAGGTTAAATTATATGGTGAAGCTTCTCAACTTGAAACTTTCGAGAAATTACAAATTCAGGTTGACTTGTATCAATTGGATGAGAATAATGAGTTGATTGTTAAATTAGATAAGCCGGAAAATATTCATAAAATGGATGCCGACACAATTAAAGTAAAGGTGACGTTTGAGGAAACACAAACGAAGGTATTAGAAGATGTTTCAGTAGACTTTAAAAACTTAGATGCTAACTATCGTATTAAAGCAAAAACTTTAGAGGATGCGATGTTAGATGTTACGTTAAAAGGGTCAACGACAAAGTTGAATTCTATATCAAGTGATGATATAAAAATATATATCGATCTTATGGGATATGGTGTTGGTGAATATGAAGTGCCAATTACTATTGAAGCTCCAACTGGTGTGTTAGTTGAGTCTAATAAGTCTAAGGTTCATGTCATAATTACAGAATAA